The following proteins come from a genomic window of Malus domestica chromosome 02, GDT2T_hap1:
- the LOC139190512 gene encoding uncharacterized protein → MSSGVTKRDPAWEHGDPIDGNKHGTICKYCGRVMKSGGVTRLKYHLSGLDPAKNVQRCDNVPPEVKAFISTLLKNKKQQKEKITHGMENIRAGLRGEVIGQAVDSDDDDDEDECDDDMGPEERRSLKQALRASKQSAWEREHLHKIPNRGQGSRTSGGAQMRRGGSLRESQPTPPIAPSLYKSSNARQKSVWSYFKGGNVKEGMGCLISKFFIYENVPAEKASSHHFKNMVVGCQQAGVGVQPPTPYEIRNKYLDMEYKDIGEYVNKLRSKWETNGCTIMCDGWTGPTRLSIINFMVYSKGKTIFLKSVDASDHIKNYKYIYKLLRDVIMEVGEHNVVQVVTDNGSAFVKAGKKLMKHHNVFWTSCAAHCIDLMFEAMGKRANVAIVVKRARTITNYIYNHGWLLAKMREFCKGEIIRPATTRFATNYIALDNLLKKKAGLKQLFTSDDWANHNFSRSNTGRMVESIVLDHAFWTQSEHVCQLFEPLYKVLRIVDTEVYPTMGAVYELMRVVKDELERKHGARWVIKIIEDRWYKTLYHDLHAAGINYVIICNSFL, encoded by the coding sequence atgtcaagtggagttactaaacgtgatccagcttgggaacatggagacccaatagacggaaacaaacatggcacaatttgcaaatattgtggtcgggtaatgaagagtggcggagtgacacgactaaagtaccatcttagtggattagatccagcaaaaaatgtccaacgatgcgataatgtccccccagaagtgaaggcattcatcagcacattattaaaaaataaaaaacagcagaaggaaaagataacacatggaatggaaaatattcgagctgggctacgaggagaagtcattgggcaagcggttgacagtgatgatgatgacgatgaggacgaatgtgatgatgacatgggacctgaagaacgacgcagtttgaaacaagcattacgtgcctccaaacagtcagcatgggaaagagaacaccttcataaaattcctaataggggacaaggttccaggacaagtggtggtgcacaaatgagacggggaggcagtcttagagaatcacaaccaacaccaccaatagccccaagtttatataagtcatccaacgcacgtcaaaagagtgtttggagttatttcaagggaggtaatgtgaaggagggaatggggtgtctaattagcaagttctttatctatgaaaatgtccctgctgagaaagcatcatcacatcatttcaaaaatatggtagtgggatgtcaacaggccggtgttggagtacaacctcccactccttatgagataagaaacaaatatttggatatggagtataaagacattggcgagtatgttaacaagttgaggtcaaagtgggaaactaatggttgcacaatcatgtgtgacggatggactgggccgaccagattgtctatcataaacttcatggtatactccaagggaaagacaatttttttgaagtctgttgatgcttcagaccatataaagaactacaagtatatttacaaattattgagggatgtaatcatggaggtgggagagcataatgttgtccaagtcgtgaccgacaacggttctgcatttgtcaaagctggaaaaaagttaatgaagcatcataatgtgttttggacatcatgtgcagcacattgtattgatctcatgtttgaggcaatggggaagagagcgAATGTTGCTAttgtggtcaaaagagctagaacgatcacaaattatatttacaatcacggttggttattggcaaagatgcgtgaattttgcaaaggagaaatcattcgtccagctaccactcgattcgccaccaactatattgcattagacaacctactgaagaagaaagcagggttgaagcaactattcactagtgacgattgggccaaccacaatttcagccgctcaaatacaggtcgtatggtggaaagtatagtgcttgatcatgctttctggactcaatcagaacatgtgtgccaactgtttgaacctctttacaaagttttacggatcgttgacacagaagtgtatcctactatgggggcagtatatgagttgatgcgtgtagtgaaggatgaattggaaagaaaacatggtgcaaggtgggtcataaagataattgaagatcgatggtataaaacattataccacgatttgcatgcagcaggtataaattatgtcataatttgcaattcatttctttag